The following proteins are encoded in a genomic region of Gimesia algae:
- a CDS encoding DUF1501 domain-containing protein, which translates to MLFDSNYKNGFVFPQRSRRSMLKESVLGFGAVGLMSLLAEEGLLCADEGSPVHAGQSHFPATAKNVIFLFMSGGPSQVDTFDPKPLLTKLEGQAVPDAIAARVPNIPRAGLGSKLMASPFTFQQYGESGIPVSNLFPATAEMVDELCVLRSVNHRVPVHGPGECIALTGSAVGDRPSLGAWMTYGLGSESRDLPAFISLLSNSTGPAPQTPGWGAGFLPSRFQGTLVDGKRGIPYTRMPAGYSNENRREQLDFIKWMNEAHLNQLGEDSELEARIASYELGFRLQTSAPEVFDLESETADTAKLYGLDDKPTAEFGRHCLIARRLVERGVRVVQLRNGGWDAHGSLKGNHLKQARATDVPIAGLLKDLKQRGLLDETLVIWGGEFGRTPTTEGSAKGDRRGRDHLPTTYCMWMAGGGVKGGQILGETDELGYTPVERPVSPADLHATLLHALGLDQHKLFYRHNNRKEIATVLGGEVISEVFG; encoded by the coding sequence ATGTTATTTGATTCAAATTATAAAAATGGTTTTGTGTTCCCGCAGCGCAGTCGGCGATCGATGCTGAAAGAAAGTGTGTTGGGCTTCGGTGCGGTCGGGCTGATGTCATTGCTGGCGGAAGAGGGGTTGCTGTGTGCAGACGAAGGTTCGCCTGTGCACGCTGGTCAAAGCCACTTCCCGGCGACGGCGAAGAATGTGATTTTCCTGTTCATGTCGGGCGGGCCGAGCCAGGTGGATACATTCGATCCCAAGCCTCTGTTGACGAAGCTGGAAGGACAGGCAGTGCCTGATGCGATTGCGGCGCGGGTTCCGAATATTCCGCGGGCCGGTCTGGGTTCGAAACTGATGGCGTCTCCGTTTACATTTCAACAATACGGGGAGAGCGGGATTCCGGTATCAAATCTGTTTCCGGCGACGGCGGAGATGGTAGATGAACTGTGTGTGCTGCGATCGGTGAATCATCGTGTCCCCGTGCATGGACCCGGGGAATGTATTGCGTTGACCGGTTCCGCAGTCGGAGACCGACCCAGCCTGGGGGCGTGGATGACGTATGGACTGGGAAGTGAAAGCCGTGACCTGCCCGCTTTTATTTCCCTGCTGTCAAACAGTACCGGTCCGGCTCCACAGACTCCCGGCTGGGGCGCCGGCTTTCTGCCGTCCCGTTTCCAGGGGACGCTGGTCGATGGGAAACGGGGCATTCCCTATACACGTATGCCTGCCGGTTATTCGAATGAGAATCGCCGCGAGCAACTGGATTTTATTAAGTGGATGAACGAGGCACATCTGAATCAGCTGGGAGAGGATTCCGAACTGGAAGCGCGGATTGCTTCGTATGAACTTGGCTTTCGCCTGCAGACGTCGGCTCCGGAAGTATTCGATCTGGAAAGTGAAACGGCGGACACAGCGAAATTATATGGTCTGGATGACAAGCCGACTGCGGAGTTCGGGCGGCATTGCCTGATCGCGCGGCGACTGGTAGAGCGGGGTGTGCGTGTGGTGCAACTGCGGAATGGCGGTTGGGACGCCCATGGTTCGCTGAAGGGGAATCACTTGAAGCAGGCGCGAGCCACGGATGTGCCGATCGCGGGACTGCTCAAAGATCTGAAGCAGCGCGGACTGCTGGATGAGACACTGGTCATCTGGGGAGGCGAGTTTGGCCGCACGCCCACCACGGAAGGTTCTGCCAAAGGAGATCGGCGCGGTCGCGATCATCTGCCGACGACGTACTGCATGTGGATGGCAGGGGGCGGCGTGAAGGGGGGGCAGATTCTGGGTGAGACTGATGAGCTGGGTTATACGCCTGTGGAACGTCCTGTTTCGCCTGCGGACCTGCATGCGACGCTGTTACACGCTTTGGGACTGGACCAGCACAAACTGTTTTACAGGCATAACAACCGAAAAGAAATCGCGACAGTTCTCGGCGGGGAAGTGATCAGCGAGGTGTTCGGGTAG